A window of Nicotiana tabacum cultivar K326 chromosome 24, ASM71507v2, whole genome shotgun sequence contains these coding sequences:
- the LOC142178268 gene encoding uncharacterized protein LOC142178268, whose protein sequence is MENMVELVGSRTASIQKLEMQMRDLSREQNPKQKGALPSDTIANLKVNGSGPTSYYMAITTRSGKVLQGENEQMVEVNDLEQEVEVPIIVEVKKLPKEVKVEEVNREEVKEKVKEAPKALALIPRPPLHFPQRLSRKVDDSKLEKFYDILKQLSVNIPFIEAFQEMSGFAKYLKDFITKNKPTKNEVKEDPRAFTIPCTIGLRDFARSLCDNGASINLMPLAIYKQEGLGRPLPTSMRLQMVDRSIKRLVGIIDDVLVKVGKFLLPADL, encoded by the exons ATGGAGAACATGGTCGAACTTGTGGGGTCACGCACCGCATCCATACAAAAGCTGGAAATGCAAATGAGAGATCTATCAAGAGAGCAAAATCCGAAGCAAAAGGGCGCACTCCCAAGTGACACAATTGCAAACCTAAAAGTTAATGGGAGTGGACCGACTTCTTATTATATGGCAATCACAACTCGAAGCGGGAAAGTACTTCAAGGAGAGAATGAACAAATGGTTGAAGTGAATGATCTTGAACAAGAGGTTGAGGTGCCAATTATTGTTGAAGTTAAAAAGCTCCCAAAAGAAGTGAAAGTCGAAGAAGTGAACCGTGAAGAGGTCAAGGAAAAGGTAAAAGAGGCACCAAAAGCTCTAGCACTAATTCCTAGACCTCCCCTTCATTTCCCTCAAAGACTTTCTAGGaaggttgatgatagcaaactcgagAAATTCTATGACATTCTCAAGCAATTATCGGTGAACATTCCATTTATagaagcatttcaagagatgtcgggttttgctaaATACTTGAAGGACTTTATCACCAAGAATAAACCCACCaagaatgaagtg aaagaagaccCGAGAGCCTTCaccattccatgcactattgggttGAGAGATTTTGCAAGATCTCTTTGTGATAATGGGGCTAGCATCAACTTGATGCCTCTTGCTATTTACAAGCAAGAGGGGTTAGGTAGGCCGCTGCCTACAagcatgaggttgcaaatggttGATCGTTCAATCAAGAGATTGGTggggattattgatgatgtccttgtgaAAGTGGGAAAGTTCCTCCTTCCCGCCGATTTGTGA